One genomic window of Halorhabdus sp. CBA1104 includes the following:
- a CDS encoding OB-fold nucleic acid binding domain-containing protein has translation MGSCIICGTSVDGHICDVHEEDAVFEFRGSTPDQLTAGRYYRGSVDGFAEFGVFVDVGESVTGLLHESELDQRLETLDWQPGERVYVRVTNVRDNGNVDLSWSIRQADDEFRGVLIDDPDAAHELLPAEVDSEQKAETDEQTTDQSDDRGDDSDESAADDGKEEPAQPAAGAVRASDQESATVGSVGDAEQASDSPADTEEAADSDAAPSEPLDREPPEAPAVTVGELDDWVGETIRVTGEIVDARQTSGPTVFELRDGTGTVDCAAFVEAGVRAYPSVGDGDVVRIDGEVRERRGDLQVETEDLTVLDGPDREDVLDEIEAALRERARPDEIDPLVDDDAIAAESEPIADIVEEIRRAIMADRPVIVRHSATTDGYVGAAAIERAVLPRVRDRHSRQDAAYHYIDRRPLEGDVYDLSDATTDVTRMLSNRDRHDENLPLLVFVGAGGTEASLDGFELLDIYDAQRVVVDTVVEPAIDEAVETTLAPRTDAATVATADGRTRGPTATTLAATVAAHVTADVRDDLTHLPAVSYWGEVPETYGDAAAQAGYDETAVQEIREAVALEAFYQSYEDKRELVTDLLFDGQRESGKDGRGLASHVSEQFREKLDVAVETAEANLARRDVAGETVGVLDIEQFTHGYDFPTTMLLLDALYRRLGSDFAAIVGIDEDELHVRSDRAVDVGELAAAAEAAVEGADLQPLSTRSHRIEFLAGQRSAVEDAVVEALAEFF, from the coding sequence ATGGGTTCGTGTATCATTTGCGGTACGTCTGTCGACGGCCACATTTGTGACGTCCACGAAGAAGATGCTGTCTTCGAGTTTCGCGGGAGTACGCCCGACCAACTCACGGCAGGGCGCTATTACCGCGGCTCGGTCGATGGCTTCGCGGAGTTCGGTGTGTTCGTCGACGTCGGAGAATCGGTAACTGGCTTGCTTCACGAAAGCGAGCTGGATCAACGCTTAGAGACACTCGACTGGCAACCAGGAGAGCGCGTCTACGTTCGCGTCACGAACGTTCGAGACAACGGTAACGTCGATCTCAGTTGGTCGATCCGGCAGGCCGACGACGAGTTCCGCGGCGTCTTGATCGACGATCCTGACGCTGCCCACGAGCTACTCCCAGCGGAAGTTGATTCCGAACAGAAAGCAGAGACAGACGAGCAAACGACAGACCAGTCCGACGACCGCGGCGACGACAGTGACGAGTCGGCGGCCGACGACGGCAAAGAAGAGCCAGCCCAGCCAGCGGCTGGTGCCGTCCGGGCGAGTGACCAAGAGAGTGCGACTGTCGGATCGGTTGGTGACGCCGAGCAGGCGAGTGACTCGCCGGCCGACACCGAGGAGGCGGCTGACAGTGACGCCGCTCCCTCAGAACCACTCGACCGGGAACCTCCGGAAGCGCCGGCAGTCACCGTCGGTGAACTCGACGACTGGGTTGGCGAAACGATCCGCGTCACTGGCGAGATCGTCGACGCCCGACAGACCAGCGGACCGACGGTGTTCGAGCTCCGAGACGGTACCGGAACGGTCGACTGTGCGGCCTTCGTCGAGGCGGGCGTTCGCGCTTACCCGAGTGTCGGAGACGGTGACGTCGTCCGGATCGACGGTGAAGTTCGTGAACGTCGCGGGGACTTACAGGTCGAGACCGAAGATCTCACCGTACTGGACGGGCCAGACCGCGAGGACGTCCTCGACGAGATCGAGGCCGCGTTGCGCGAGCGAGCCCGTCCCGACGAGATAGACCCACTCGTCGACGACGATGCGATCGCCGCAGAGAGTGAACCGATCGCGGATATCGTCGAAGAGATCCGCCGAGCGATCATGGCAGATCGGCCGGTGATCGTCCGCCACAGCGCGACGACCGACGGCTACGTCGGCGCAGCCGCGATCGAACGTGCCGTGTTGCCCCGCGTTCGTGACCGTCACAGCCGGCAAGACGCAGCGTATCATTACATCGACCGCCGCCCGCTGGAAGGTGACGTCTACGATCTATCCGATGCCACCACCGACGTGACACGGATGCTCTCGAACCGCGATCGTCACGACGAGAACCTCCCGTTGCTGGTGTTTGTCGGCGCTGGCGGGACCGAAGCCTCCCTGGATGGGTTCGAATTGCTCGACATCTACGATGCACAGCGAGTCGTCGTCGACACGGTGGTCGAACCCGCGATCGACGAGGCCGTCGAAACCACCCTTGCACCCCGGACCGACGCGGCCACTGTCGCGACCGCCGACGGACGGACTCGCGGGCCGACCGCGACGACGCTGGCCGCGACGGTTGCAGCCCACGTCACAGCGGACGTCCGTGACGACCTCACCCATCTGCCGGCCGTGAGTTACTGGGGCGAAGTGCCCGAGACCTACGGTGATGCGGCAGCGCAAGCCGGGTACGACGAAACTGCCGTTCAGGAGATTCGGGAAGCGGTTGCACTCGAGGCGTTCTATCAGTCCTACGAGGACAAGCGCGAACTGGTCACCGATCTGCTTTTCGACGGCCAAAGAGAGTCTGGCAAAGATGGCCGCGGCCTGGCGAGTCACGTCAGCGAGCAGTTCCGTGAGAAACTCGACGTGGCCGTCGAGACGGCCGAGGCCAACCTGGCCCGCCGTGACGTCGCCGGCGAGACGGTCGGCGTTCTCGACATCGAACAGTTCACGCACGGCTATGACTTCCCGACGACGATGCTGCTGCTCGATGCGCTGTATCGTCGGCTTGGGAGCGACTTCGCGGCGATCGTCGGCATCGACGAGGACGAACTCCACGTCCGGAGCGATCGCGCAGTCGACGTGGGCGAGCTGGCAGCCGCTGCCGAAGCTGCCGTCGAAGGGGCGGACCTCCAGCCCCTGAGTACACGGAGCCACCGCATCGAGTTCCTTGCCGGCCAGCGGTCGGCCGTCGAGGACGCCGTCGTCGAGGCCCTGGCCGAGTTCTTCTAG
- a CDS encoding PadR family transcriptional regulator, with translation MYDLTGFQRDLLYVIAGEEEPHGLAIKEELEDYYEKEIHHGRLYPNLDTLVDKGLVEKGQRDRRTNYYSLTRRGRREIEARYDWEQQYVDL, from the coding sequence ATGTACGACCTGACAGGATTTCAGCGGGACCTCCTATATGTCATCGCTGGGGAGGAGGAACCGCATGGTTTGGCGATCAAGGAAGAACTCGAAGACTACTACGAGAAAGAGATCCACCACGGCCGGTTGTATCCGAACCTCGACACTCTCGTCGATAAAGGTCTCGTCGAGAAGGGACAACGTGACCGACGAACGAATTACTACAGCCTGACACGACGTGGCCGCCGGGAAATCGAGGCGCGCTACGATTGGGAACAGCAGTACGTCGACTTGTAG
- a CDS encoding A/G-specific adenine glycosylase — protein sequence MTELPERVPERYEAVQDALIEWYETGHRAFPWRETDDPYAILVSEVMSQQTQLDRVVDAWADFLDRWPTVADLAAADRGTVVAFWSDHSLGYNNRAKYLHEAATQIVEDHDGEFPESPAGLTDLMGVGPYTANAVASFAFNTGDAVVDTNVKRVLYRAFSIPDEDAAFEDAASALMPDGESRVWNNAIMELGGVACEKTPACDQAHCPWREWCDAYETGDFTAPDVPTQPSFEGSRRQMRGRAIGALKEHDRLALDELGPKVRVDYAPEGEYGRQWLVELLGDLADDGLVELDHRGEQTTARLHR from the coding sequence ATGACGGAGTTGCCGGAGCGCGTTCCGGAGCGCTACGAGGCCGTCCAAGATGCGTTGATCGAGTGGTACGAGACGGGCCACCGCGCGTTCCCGTGGCGGGAGACCGACGACCCGTACGCGATCCTCGTCTCGGAAGTCATGAGCCAACAGACCCAGCTCGATCGCGTGGTCGACGCCTGGGCGGACTTTCTGGATCGGTGGCCGACCGTCGCGGACCTGGCGGCGGCCGACCGCGGGACGGTAGTCGCCTTCTGGTCGGATCACAGTCTCGGGTACAACAACCGAGCGAAGTACCTCCACGAGGCGGCAACCCAGATCGTCGAGGACCACGATGGGGAGTTTCCAGAATCACCGGCGGGACTGACCGACCTCATGGGTGTCGGCCCGTACACCGCTAACGCCGTCGCCAGTTTCGCGTTCAACACCGGCGATGCCGTCGTAGATACCAACGTCAAGCGGGTGCTGTATCGGGCGTTCTCCATTCCCGACGAGGACGCGGCTTTCGAGGACGCCGCGAGTGCGCTCATGCCCGACGGCGAGTCCCGAGTCTGGAACAACGCCATCATGGAACTTGGCGGCGTGGCCTGTGAAAAGACGCCTGCCTGCGACCAGGCCCACTGTCCCTGGCGGGAGTGGTGTGACGCCTACGAGACGGGGGACTTTACCGCCCCGGACGTCCCAACCCAGCCCAGCTTCGAGGGGAGTCGCCGGCAGATGCGTGGACGGGCAATTGGGGCGTTGAAAGAGCACGACCGACTGGCCCTCGACGAGTTGGGGCCGAAAGTGCGGGTCGATTACGCCCCCGAAGGCGAGTACGGTCGCCAATGGCTCGTCGAACTGCTCGGTGATCTCGCTGACGACGGACTGGTCGAGCTCGACCATCGCGGCGAGCAGACGACGGCTCGGCTCCACCGGTAG
- a CDS encoding NADPH-dependent FMN reductase, producing MTETDVVGICGSLRDDSHTRKALRLALQAAADAGASTELLDLREWTLPVFDADDGDAGDAPAFRERVRTADTVLLGTPVYHGSFATPLKNALDYCGFDEFEHTTIGLLAVAGGRFPISALEQLRTVSRALDAWVIPHQVAIPRASSVFDGERLLDDELRELLDVLGREAVQYAHIDPDPESFQSGENVGADD from the coding sequence ATGACAGAGACCGACGTCGTCGGTATTTGTGGGAGTCTTCGAGACGACAGCCACACACGGAAAGCACTCCGTCTCGCACTGCAAGCTGCCGCGGACGCCGGCGCGAGTACGGAGTTGCTCGATCTGCGGGAGTGGACGTTACCCGTCTTCGACGCCGACGATGGGGACGCGGGTGATGCGCCGGCGTTTCGAGAACGCGTTCGCACGGCCGATACGGTGCTTCTGGGCACACCGGTCTATCACGGCTCGTTTGCGACCCCTCTGAAGAACGCGCTCGATTACTGTGGTTTCGATGAGTTCGAACACACCACTATCGGCCTCCTCGCGGTTGCTGGCGGTCGTTTCCCGATCAGTGCCCTCGAACAGTTACGGACCGTCAGTCGCGCACTGGACGCGTGGGTCATCCCCCATCAGGTGGCGATCCCACGAGCGTCCTCAGTGTTCGATGGCGAACGACTCCTCGACGACGAACTCCGGGAACTACTCGATGTCCTCGGCCGCGAGGCAGTCCAGTACGCACATATCGACCCCGATCCCGAATCCTTCCAGAGCGGCGAGAACGTCGGGGCGGACGATTAA
- a CDS encoding YIP1 family protein, translating into MTQWVDPGTRGRKKGPLGLLWAWIGVVTTPRRFFRRSVAPGDQAPGLVFLLVVVGIEAGSRYIFHPETRPVVGSQPVVSAVLVLLVTVLLVAPLGLHVLAALQTVLLWPITPDRAGISETVQVLAYATAPCVFAGIPIPAVTIVAASYGAVLLVVGLSTVHDIDYAQGVIAGAVPIVLVYGVVFGGFDAIATLV; encoded by the coding sequence GTGACACAGTGGGTTGATCCGGGCACGCGCGGGCGAAAGAAAGGCCCTCTCGGGCTCTTGTGGGCGTGGATCGGCGTGGTGACCACGCCGCGGCGATTTTTCCGTCGATCAGTCGCGCCCGGGGATCAGGCCCCTGGCCTCGTTTTCCTGCTCGTCGTCGTCGGGATCGAAGCGGGGAGTCGCTACATATTCCATCCGGAGACACGACCGGTCGTCGGCAGTCAGCCGGTGGTATCGGCCGTGCTTGTCTTGCTCGTGACTGTTCTGCTCGTTGCTCCCCTGGGTCTGCACGTCCTAGCGGCACTCCAGACCGTCTTGTTGTGGCCGATCACTCCGGATCGGGCTGGCATCAGTGAGACGGTCCAAGTTCTCGCGTACGCGACCGCGCCGTGCGTGTTCGCGGGTATTCCAATCCCGGCCGTCACGATTGTCGCTGCCAGCTACGGCGCCGTCTTACTCGTCGTTGGTCTCTCCACCGTCCACGATATCGACTACGCCCAGGGGGTGATTGCCGGAGCAGTTCCGATAGTCCTGGTTTATGGCGTTGTATTCGGTGGATTTGACGCGATCGCCACGCTCGTGTGA
- the glyA gene encoding serine hydroxymethyltransferase produces MTHETVREVDPELAAALGGERERQEDTLAMIASENHVSEAVLEAQGSALTNIYAEGYPGKRYYAGCEYADEVEELAIERATELWGAEHVNVQPHSGSQANMGVYLGVLEPGDKILSLDLTHGGHLSHGHPANFAGQVYDVEQYEVDAETGYIDYEGLAETAAEFDPDIIVSGYSAYPREVEWETIQDVADDVDAYHLADIAHITGLVAAGVHASPVGVADFVTGSTHKTIRAGRGGIIMCDEEYADDIDSAVFPGMQGGPLMHNIAGKAVGFKEALDPDFDAYAEQTVANAAALAERLQEHGLELVSGGTDNHLVLIDLRPSHPDTPGKDVEEALEDAGIVLNANTVPGETRSAFNPSGIRAGTPGLTTRGFDEAACREVADLIYEVVDAPDDEAVIDEVSERVDELTDEYPVYE; encoded by the coding sequence ATGACCCACGAGACCGTCCGCGAGGTCGATCCAGAACTGGCGGCCGCCCTCGGTGGCGAGCGGGAGCGACAAGAAGACACGCTGGCGATGATCGCCAGTGAGAACCACGTCAGTGAGGCCGTCCTCGAAGCGCAGGGCTCGGCACTGACGAACATCTACGCCGAAGGCTATCCCGGCAAGCGCTATTATGCCGGCTGTGAGTACGCAGACGAAGTCGAGGAACTCGCGATCGAGCGTGCAACGGAGCTCTGGGGTGCCGAGCACGTCAACGTCCAGCCCCACTCGGGCAGCCAGGCGAACATGGGCGTCTACCTCGGCGTCCTCGAACCAGGTGACAAGATTCTCTCACTCGATCTGACCCACGGCGGCCACCTCTCCCATGGCCACCCCGCGAACTTCGCGGGCCAGGTCTACGACGTCGAGCAGTACGAGGTCGACGCCGAAACGGGCTACATCGACTACGAGGGGCTCGCCGAGACGGCCGCGGAGTTCGACCCGGACATCATCGTCTCGGGGTATTCGGCCTATCCCCGCGAGGTCGAGTGGGAGACAATTCAGGACGTCGCCGACGACGTAGATGCCTACCACCTGGCCGACATCGCACACATCACCGGCCTGGTCGCGGCGGGTGTCCACGCCTCGCCGGTCGGTGTCGCCGACTTCGTGACGGGCTCGACCCACAAGACGATCCGGGCCGGTCGTGGCGGCATCATCATGTGCGACGAAGAATACGCCGACGACATCGATTCGGCGGTGTTCCCCGGCATGCAAGGCGGTCCACTGATGCACAACATCGCTGGCAAGGCCGTCGGGTTCAAGGAAGCCCTCGATCCCGATTTCGACGCGTACGCCGAACAGACTGTCGCGAACGCAGCTGCCCTGGCCGAGCGCCTGCAGGAACACGGACTCGAACTCGTCTCGGGCGGCACGGACAATCACCTCGTGTTGATCGACTTGCGGCCATCACATCCCGACACGCCCGGGAAAGACGTCGAAGAAGCACTCGAAGACGCCGGCATCGTGCTCAACGCCAATACCGTCCCCGGCGAGACGCGCTCGGCGTTCAACCCCTCGGGGATCCGTGCTGGTACGCCCGGCCTGACGACGCGCGGATTCGACGAAGCAGCTTGTCGAGAAGTCGCAGACCTGATCTACGAGGTCGTCGACGCGCCCGACGACGAAGCCGTCATCGACGAGGTCAGCGAGCGCGTCGACGAACTGACTGACGAGTATCCCGTCTACGAGTAG
- a CDS encoding PHP domain-containing protein codes for MRDFHSHSNYSDGEVLWSMVQAAQEAGLDGVGIADHCQLPESDSVRDSRAALGHTLDVTYERRRRGIETVREESSIAVYDAVEMDYATHQEDRIAEFLDVAGFDYVIGSVHAVEDRPIQYPRTSRTTPRQNSRRSSTSTSSNSQR; via the coding sequence GTGCGCGACTTTCACTCCCACTCCAACTATTCGGACGGCGAGGTACTCTGGAGTATGGTGCAGGCGGCACAGGAGGCGGGCCTGGACGGTGTCGGGATCGCCGACCACTGTCAGTTACCGGAGAGCGATTCGGTACGCGATTCCCGTGCCGCGCTCGGCCACACGCTCGACGTGACCTACGAGCGACGCCGACGCGGGATCGAGACGGTCCGCGAAGAGTCCTCGATCGCGGTCTACGACGCTGTGGAGATGGATTACGCCACTCACCAGGAGGATCGCATCGCCGAGTTCCTCGACGTGGCTGGCTTCGATTACGTCATCGGTAGCGTCCACGCTGTCGAGGACCGGCCGATCCAGTATCCCCGAACTTCGCGGACGACACCGAGGCAGAACTCGAGGCGGTCGTCGACGAGTACTTCGAGCAACTCACAGCGATGA
- a CDS encoding bifunctional methylenetetrahydrofolate dehydrogenase/methenyltetrahydrofolate cyclohydrolase codes for MTEIIDGNAVAQQIRDDLGDAIDALAAADATPTLATVLMSDDPASETYVSMKQDDCAEVGIEAIDVEIDPDAPAQDLFDEIDRLNADANVDGILVQMPVPEHVDKQSVLRRIDPEKDVDGFHPANVGRLVAGDARYKPCTPHGIQKLLESVDVDPEGKDAVIVGRSDIVGKPMANLLVQKAEGGNATVTVCHSRTADLAEKTRAADIVVAAAGVPEMIDGAMLSDGVTVVDVGINRVDADTEKGYELVGDVDFESAKQKASAITPVPGGVGPMTRAMLLYNTVKAAGRHHDVSVSLP; via the coding sequence ATGACTGAGATCATCGACGGGAACGCGGTCGCTCAACAAATTCGGGACGATCTTGGCGACGCCATCGACGCCCTGGCGGCCGCCGACGCCACCCCGACGCTCGCGACGGTGCTCATGAGTGACGACCCCGCAAGTGAGACGTACGTCTCGATGAAACAGGACGATTGTGCGGAGGTCGGCATCGAGGCCATCGACGTCGAGATCGATCCGGACGCGCCAGCCCAGGACCTGTTCGACGAGATCGATCGACTCAACGCCGACGCCAACGTCGACGGGATTCTGGTCCAGATGCCGGTCCCCGAACACGTCGACAAACAGTCGGTGCTGCGCCGGATCGATCCCGAAAAGGACGTCGACGGGTTCCACCCCGCAAACGTCGGCCGGTTGGTCGCCGGCGACGCCCGCTACAAGCCCTGTACCCCACACGGGATCCAGAAACTCCTCGAATCCGTCGACGTCGATCCGGAGGGGAAAGACGCCGTCATCGTCGGCCGCTCGGATATCGTCGGCAAGCCGATGGCGAATCTCCTCGTTCAGAAGGCAGAGGGCGGGAACGCGACAGTCACGGTATGCCACTCGCGGACTGCCGATCTGGCGGAGAAGACCCGGGCGGCAGATATCGTCGTCGCTGCAGCGGGCGTCCCGGAGATGATCGACGGCGCGATGCTCTCGGATGGCGTCACCGTCGTCGACGTCGGTATCAATCGCGTCGATGCTGATACCGAGAAGGGCTACGAACTCGTGGGTGACGTCGACTTCGAGAGTGCAAAACAGAAAGCAAGCGCCATCACGCCTGTCCCGGGTGGTGTCGGACCGATGACCCGGGCGATGTTGTTGTACAACACGGTCAAAGCGGCCGGCCGCCACCACGACGTGTCCGTCTCACTCCCCTGA
- the tbsP gene encoding transcriptional regulator TbsP, whose protein sequence is MVGRPLRTIIADTVGSAQNVIVVNPARETIRELVTTLDELDAPPAVDVLANERALKDEMDDFLIGSLAADLIDADILTIRVLDDPPVNSLLVTSEAVVSVVEAGSTAAGLGTAEESFVEATRAFYDERWDEADPFTLRTPPLTAVRSTLEDELGAETVADFDAVLDSLSVARGDGDGLDEVTISLLVAARNEQLLYDISKWGEDVGLASKATFSRTKTQLEDRGLLDTEKVPIDVGRPRLRLLLGTDALREADASELAEQAMAQLR, encoded by the coding sequence ATGGTAGGGCGACCACTACGCACGATTATCGCGGATACGGTGGGGTCAGCCCAGAACGTCATCGTCGTCAACCCGGCACGGGAGACGATCAGGGAACTCGTCACGACACTCGACGAACTCGATGCGCCGCCTGCAGTCGACGTCCTCGCCAACGAACGCGCACTCAAAGACGAAATGGACGACTTTTTGATCGGGAGCCTCGCTGCCGATTTGATCGATGCAGATATCCTCACAATCCGGGTGCTCGACGATCCGCCGGTAAACTCCTTGCTCGTCACGAGCGAGGCTGTTGTCTCGGTCGTCGAAGCCGGTTCGACAGCGGCAGGCCTCGGGACTGCCGAGGAGTCGTTTGTCGAGGCGACGCGTGCATTCTACGACGAACGGTGGGACGAGGCCGATCCATTCACGCTCCGAACACCGCCACTCACGGCCGTCAGATCGACCCTCGAAGACGAGCTGGGTGCTGAGACAGTCGCGGATTTCGACGCCGTCCTCGATTCGCTCTCCGTGGCCCGTGGCGACGGCGACGGACTCGACGAAGTGACCATCAGTCTGCTCGTGGCAGCGCGCAACGAGCAACTGCTCTATGACATCAGCAAGTGGGGCGAAGACGTTGGGCTCGCCAGTAAGGCCACGTTCTCGCGAACGAAGACCCAACTCGAGGATCGAGGCCTCCTCGATACGGAGAAGGTACCGATCGACGTCGGGCGCCCGCGCTTGCGGTTGTTACTCGGCACGGACGCCCTCCGGGAAGCTGACGCCAGCGAACTGGCCGAGCAAGCGATGGCACAGCTTCGGTAA
- a CDS encoding TFIIB-type zinc ribbon-containing protein: MKIRGERECQRCGNRWSYYETGSVACPDCGSQRSVGLEERREHTAGAESLDLQPAREALESEPLTTVARVGAKAAAEFVRQYGFIHAGDLQALDSVFLAATELRHVGTELARSIRVDEQAEAYFLALLDGAKDGDRPSPAAVPDSLCSAHGLAATSAVDDYRRDVIRYLEEHPDEQARRVLGVIDDHRTRIEALDGNVSPGEAEALIDATRAVGTALRDEATSIDKARELLDELDPNDSRSGE, from the coding sequence ATGAAGATCCGCGGGGAACGGGAGTGTCAACGCTGTGGGAACCGATGGTCGTACTACGAGACCGGGAGTGTCGCGTGTCCCGACTGTGGCAGTCAACGAAGCGTCGGGCTCGAAGAGCGTCGGGAACACACCGCCGGCGCCGAGTCACTGGATCTACAGCCCGCCCGGGAAGCTCTGGAATCGGAACCACTGACGACAGTTGCCCGCGTGGGGGCCAAGGCGGCTGCCGAATTCGTTCGTCAGTACGGGTTCATCCACGCAGGCGACCTCCAGGCGCTGGATTCGGTATTTCTCGCCGCCACGGAACTCCGCCACGTCGGCACAGAGCTCGCACGATCGATCCGCGTCGACGAGCAGGCAGAGGCGTATTTCCTCGCGCTACTCGACGGTGCCAAAGACGGTGATCGCCCATCGCCGGCGGCAGTCCCGGACTCGCTGTGTTCGGCACACGGTCTCGCCGCCACGTCGGCTGTCGACGACTATCGTCGGGACGTTATTCGGTACCTAGAAGAGCACCCAGACGAGCAGGCCCGGCGCGTGCTTGGCGTGATCGACGACCACCGGACCCGGATCGAAGCTCTCGATGGGAACGTATCGCCGGGTGAGGCCGAGGCACTTATCGACGCAACACGGGCCGTTGGTACAGCTCTCCGGGACGAAGCAACATCGATCGACAAGGCCAGGGAGTTGCTCGACGAACTCGATCCGAACGACTCTCGCTCAGGGGAGTGA
- a CDS encoding YcaO-like family protein: MAVGIVGSGPAVAAIEAALEDVDVETQRRQALDPGADELGIVVDVAGATTFERANDTALEAETPWIAVELGGVGGVPVVDAAITGFRSDSACYECLGTRVRANVDPSEQPTRAQPPATARYAGAIAGRAVASVLDPGTDGPDPFGTVIEVPHARRRVLAVPHCACGTEPDRTIGRERVDREVDESLGRAERGLDERVGLVREVGEVSSYPLPYYLAQSADTSGFSDASAANQAAGVALDWNASLMKGFGEVYERYAAGVYRQANFQEGTPADVATPVPPSSFVGPSQPAKEATWSWIDGENLATSQTVQLPASLAVYPPPNERIRPATTTGLGFGNDAIEAMLAGLYEVIERDAAMLSWYSTFEPLGLSVEDDSFQTLIGRLEAEGLSVTTLLLTQDVDVPVVACAVHRAEQWPRFALGSSAQLDPTEAARSALSEATQNWLELSRMGPEQAASAGGAIGEYASFPERVKQFIDAPSTVPATDVGVPDPPVGQAELEAVVERITKAGMTPYATRLTPRDIDELGFEATRVLVPKAQPLFLGEPYFGDRLESVPPELGFEPRPDNAFHPFP, encoded by the coding sequence ATGGCTGTAGGTATCGTCGGATCGGGGCCGGCCGTCGCGGCCATCGAGGCCGCACTCGAAGACGTCGACGTAGAGACACAACGGCGCCAGGCCCTCGATCCTGGGGCCGACGAGCTGGGTATCGTGGTCGACGTCGCCGGTGCGACGACCTTCGAACGCGCCAACGACACTGCCCTGGAGGCAGAGACGCCCTGGATTGCAGTCGAGCTCGGTGGGGTCGGCGGTGTCCCGGTGGTCGACGCGGCAATCACTGGCTTTCGGAGCGATAGTGCCTGTTATGAGTGTCTGGGGACCCGAGTCCGTGCAAACGTCGATCCGAGCGAACAGCCCACCAGAGCCCAGCCCCCGGCGACTGCTCGGTACGCAGGCGCAATCGCTGGCCGGGCCGTCGCAAGCGTCCTGGATCCCGGGACAGACGGCCCAGATCCCTTCGGGACCGTCATCGAGGTACCACACGCTCGACGACGAGTTTTGGCCGTCCCTCACTGTGCGTGCGGGACGGAACCGGACCGGACGATCGGCCGGGAACGGGTCGATCGCGAGGTCGATGAGTCTCTGGGACGAGCCGAGCGCGGTCTCGACGAGCGGGTTGGCCTCGTCCGCGAAGTGGGCGAAGTCTCGTCCTATCCGCTGCCGTACTACCTGGCCCAGTCCGCCGATACCAGTGGGTTCAGCGACGCCAGTGCGGCCAATCAGGCAGCGGGCGTGGCCCTAGACTGGAACGCATCGCTGATGAAAGGGTTCGGTGAAGTATACGAGCGATACGCAGCCGGCGTCTATCGACAAGCGAACTTCCAGGAAGGCACGCCAGCGGATGTAGCGACGCCGGTCCCGCCGTCGTCGTTCGTCGGCCCGTCGCAACCGGCCAAAGAGGCCACGTGGTCGTGGATCGACGGGGAGAACCTCGCGACGAGCCAAACAGTCCAACTCCCGGCGTCGCTGGCTGTCTACCCGCCACCGAACGAACGGATTCGGCCGGCAACGACCACCGGCCTTGGCTTTGGAAACGACGCGATCGAAGCCATGCTTGCGGGCCTGTACGAGGTTATCGAACGCGATGCGGCAATGCTGTCGTGGTACTCGACGTTCGAACCCCTCGGGTTGTCCGTCGAGGACGACAGCTTCCAGACGCTGATTGGACGATTGGAGGCCGAGGGGTTGTCGGTCACGACGCTGCTGCTCACCCAGGACGTCGATGTCCCGGTCGTCGCCTGTGCCGTCCACCGGGCCGAGCAGTGGCCCCGGTTCGCACTCGGATCGAGTGCGCAGCTCGACCCGACCGAGGCCGCCCGATCGGCCCTTTCGGAAGCCACCCAGAATTGGCTCGAACTGTCCCGGATGGGGCCAGAGCAAGCCGCCAGTGCCGGCGGAGCAATCGGCGAGTACGCATCTTTCCCCGAGCGCGTCAAACAGTTCATCGACGCCCCGAGTACGGTGCCAGCGACGGATGTCGGGGTGCCCGATCCGCCAGTAGGGCAAGCTGAACTCGAAGCCGTCGTCGAGCGTATCACAAAAGCAGGTATGACGCCGTACGCGACACGGCTAACGCCACGCGATATCGACGAGCTTGGTTTCGAAGCAACCCGTGTCCTCGTCCCGAAAGCCCAACCGTTGTTCCTCGGGGAGCCGTACTTCGGCGACCGGCTCGAATCGGTGCCGCCGGAACTGGGCTTCGAACCGCGCCCGGACAACGCCTTCCACCCGTTCCCGTG